The genomic stretch AAGAAAGTGGTAGAACCTACTTTAGAAGGTGAGGCTAAAGTACAGTTTGATTATGCTTTCATGGAAGGGGTACGTTGTAAGGTTTTAGGTGACTTGAAATCTGCTATTGCCTATTTCGATCAGTGTATGAAAATTTATAACAAAAGTGCCGCGGTACGTTATGAATTATCTAGTATATTGGTATTAGGAGAGGATTATACGCTACCTTTACAACTGATGCGGGAGGCTGTGGAATTGGAGCCGACAAATATTTGGTATAATTTATTGTTGGCTAATATTTTGCAGAGAAAATCGATGATTGAAGAGGCCTGTAAGGTATATGATAAATTGATATTATTGCATCCCGAGAGAGAGGATTTTTATATCGTGGAGACTGATTTATATTCTTCTGTTGAGAAGTGGGATAAGGCTATAAACGTGTTGGACCGTTACGAGAAACAGTTTGGAATAAGTGAGCCGGCTATTATTGAAAAGGCTAAATTATATTCCAAGATGGATGATGTAAAGAATGCTTCGGCGGAAATCATGAAGTTGGTGAAGAAATATCCTGAAAAAACAGATTATTTGGGTTTATTAGCCGAACTGTATTTGTCACATGATCAAGAGAAGAAAGGTCTTCAATTATTGAATAAAATCGTAAAAAATGATCCGGACAATGGTTTTGTGCGGCTTTATCTAGCTGATTATTATCGTACAAAGAATGATACTTTAAACACGGAAAAATATATTCGTTCGGCCTTGTTGAATGATAAGGTTGAAAATGGATTGAAGGTTCAATATTTGCTGAAGTTATTAGTTAATCAAAACGATGCAAATATTTCTTTGGATCATATCTATTCTTATGTGCAAGTATTGTTAGAAAAATATCCTGAAGATATAGCCGTTAGGACTTTAAATGCTGATTTTTTGAAACGATATAATAGGCTGGAGGAATGTAAGGGTGAGCTGGAATTTCTTATTTCTAAGGAGAAAAATAATTATTTGATTTGGGAAGAGTTGTTGATGTTATATAATCAATTGGAAGACACGACTGCTATGTATCGTGGTGGGTTGGAATGTCTGAAATATTTCCCGAATGAGCCGTTACCTTACGTGATGATCAGTTTGCCTTTACTGATTCGAAAAGATTTAGAGAGAGCAAAGGGATATTTGGAACAAGGACTTGACTTGTCTCCGGATAATTCTCCTATTAAGGCTCAGTTTTTTGCCTATCTTGGTGAAGTATATTATAAGCAGGATGGTGTTGAACAGGCTTTTGCTATGTTTGACAGTACTTTGTTGATAAATCCAGGTGATATAATGAC from Butyricimonas virosa encodes the following:
- a CDS encoding tetratricopeptide repeat protein yields the protein MTKLGRLLFVFLLLLCTTQLFADKKKVVEPTLEGEAKVQFDYAFMEGVRCKVLGDLKSAIAYFDQCMKIYNKSAAVRYELSSILVLGEDYTLPLQLMREAVELEPTNIWYNLLLANILQRKSMIEEACKVYDKLILLHPEREDFYIVETDLYSSVEKWDKAINVLDRYEKQFGISEPAIIEKAKLYSKMDDVKNASAEIMKLVKKYPEKTDYLGLLAELYLSHDQEKKGLQLLNKIVKNDPDNGFVRLYLADYYRTKNDTLNTEKYIRSALLNDKVENGLKVQYLLKLLVNQNDANISLDHIYSYVQVLLEKYPEDIAVRTLNADFLKRYNRLEECKGELEFLISKEKNNYLIWEELLMLYNQLEDTTAMYRGGLECLKYFPNEPLPYVMISLPLLIRKDLERAKGYLEQGLDLSPDNSPIKAQFFAYLGEVYYKQDGVEQAFAMFDSTLLINPGDIMTLNNYSYYLSLRNEHLDKAEKMISTALSADPNNSTFLDTYAWVLFKSKNYSLAKFYMRSAIENEKNPSGVLYEHYGDILFMNGEKEEAVKMWQKALEFRDEECGDLKYKIENGLSVDHEK